The stretch of DNA GTGAGAAGAAGGTCACATCTATCAAAATAGAGGAAAGCCTACACGATAGAGCCAAAATCGAAGCTATAAAGCGAAAGATCACTCTAGCCGAACTGATAGAGGAAGCGTTGAAGAAAGAAATCAAATGAAACTCTTTGAAGATTATGAAGATATTTTCCACAGGGCGTTAGACCATTACGAAGATAAGCTGAGAATGGTTTCCAAAGAAGACGGTTTAGAATCTCTTGTTAGTAATGATCTAAACAAAAATGCGGATGATGTGAAAGAGTTAAGAGAAAATCTGGCCCGATATGATGATACTGATTTAACAGAATGGGCTAGAAAAAACCTCTGTTTGGCGTTAACTTACTATGTCGATTATCTGAAAAAATCCATTGAGGAAACTAGAACAAATCTTAATGATCTCAACTTAGAGTTTAAACAAACTCAGAAAGAGATCGATCTGGCTGACGAGGCTAAGAAAAAATACTGCCCCGCTGGTTGGAATACCAAAAATTAGTACCGTATAACAAAGTAATGGTACTGAAACATACCAACTTTTTTAAACTAGTAGAACCATGTCTTGATCGCCATGGCAGACAACTGTTCATGCAAAAAAACGTACACCTACGTGTGCAAAGATACCTCGACAGGCACATCTTGCACGCGTATTGACACAGCACCAAAGTGCTCTAGTCAAAGGGTGACTACGTTCATCAAAGTCTGATTAGTTTCTTGAATATTCAAGAACTTTCAGCTACCCCTTATTTTTTCTAGGGGTATTTAGCTTTTTTGGTGGTCTTGGTGGCTATCAACCGAAACTTTACACCTCATAGATCAACCACAGATTTGACAGAATCCTAAATCGACATCTTTAATTAGGTAAGGTACCGTACCTTACGGTATGGTAGAAGAATTAAGACTTGACAGTCTTGACGGCGTAGGCCCAGTCACCACTAAAAAGATGACTGACGCAGGCATACACAACATTATGGACCTAGTTGTCAGAGGTCCAGTCGATATCGCTGAAGTAACTGGCATGGACAAGGAGACAGCAGAAAAGATAGTGACCAAGGCAAGGCAGGTTCTAGTCGAACAGGGCCTAATTGCCAAGGATTTTGTCACTGCAACTGAAATCTACAAAAGAAGACAGGACATTGGCAAAATCTCAACCGGTACACAATGCCTTGATCAGCTGCTAGACGGCGGAATCGAAACCCAGGCACTAACCGAAGTATATGGTGAATTTGGCTCTGGTAAAACCCAGTTCTGTCACACTGCATGTGTGATGGTACAAAAGCCAAAGGAAGAAGGCGGACTTGGCGGCGGCGTACTATATGTCGACTCTGAGAACACCTTTAGACCAGAAAGAGTCGTATCAATCGCAAAAGCAAAGGGATTGGATCCAGAAAAAGTACTGGACAACATCATTGTTGCTCGCGCATACAACTCTGCACACCAAACACTGATCCTCGAGGAAGCTGGCGCTATCATAGAACAACACAACATCAAGCTAATCATTGCAGACTCGGCAGTAGGTCTGTTCAGATCCGAATACCTCGGAAGAGGCACACTATCTGAGAGACAGCAAAGACTAAACCGATTCATGCATCTGTTGGTTAGAACAGCAGAAACATACAACTGTGCAGCAATTGCAACAAACCAAGTTCAGGCATCCCCAGATGTCTTCTTTGGCGACCCAATCAAGGCAATTGGCGGAAACGTAGTTGCACACACCAGCACGTATAGAATCTACTTCAAAAAATCTGGCAAAAAGAGAATTGCTCGTATGGTAGACAGTCCTCACCATCCAGAGGAAGAGGTAATCTTTACGGTTACCGAAGGCGGAATTGCCGATCCTGAGGATGATACCAAAAAGAAGAAGAAAGCCGAAGAGGAATAGGTCTAAGGTTTAAAATAAGGGCTCCAAACCCCTTTTTTTGTATGACTACAAAGAAGCCATCTGGCCACTCTCATGGATTTAGACACAAGTCCAGATCCGCACTAACAAAACAACAACCACGTGGAGTGGCGTTTTTGATGAGAGAATACAAGCAAGGCGACCAGGCACTGGTGATTGTAGATCCAAGACAGCACAAGTCTTTGCCACACAGAAGATACCACGGTAAAGTGGGAACAATAACCGCAGTTGGAAGACGTGCAGTAACCATAGATGTCAAGCTAGGTAACAAGACGAAAACCTTAATCACTAGATTGGACCATATCAAACCGTTCGGTGTGAAATAATGGAACAAGTAAAGAAAAGCCAGCCAATTTCATTGGCGGAAGTAAAAGAGATTTTGGAAAAAGAGGATCCAGAGAAAATGGACCAAATCCAGAGATGGACTCATGATTATGTTACCAAGTTTACCAAGCTTGATTCAAAATCTGCAAAAAAGATCAAGCAGGAACTCAAAAAGGAATGCGGACTAACAGAAGAAGAGGCAGTAGAAATTGTCAATATAATGCCAACAACACTTGCCGAGCTTAGAGCATTCACATTTGGATGGAAAAAACTCATCCTAGCAGAAACACTAGAAAAAATTCTAAACATCATCAAGGGGAACTCTTAGAGAATTAGGTGATCTTTTTTGGAAAGGAGTCATGTACCACCACGCAAGTATGAAGAATATGCATATGTCCTAGACTATGTCACGCGTGGCAGAGCAACCACAGTGCGTGGACGCGAAGGAATAATCATAACCGCAATAGGTGAAGACAGACTGACATTATTAGAGGTCCTGGGAATGGAGGGCACTGCATTTGACATTGGCGAGAGAATCTATATTGGAAAAGAAGGCAGAACAAAAATACAATCGGTACTTGGAAAGCTAGAACACTCGCACATTTCAGCGGCAGCCCAGAGTGAGCTCAAAAATGTCATTACCAGTATTGTATCAAACAATGAAAAAAGATTTGTAGACTACATCAACAACGCACAACCACTGACGCCGAGAATTCATGCACTGGAGTTGATTCCGGGAATTGGAAAAACCTACATGAAGACCATCCTAGAAGAGCGAGAAAAGACAAAATTTACCAGCTTTGCGGACTTGCAGGAGCGAGTTGGCCTCAAAGAACCAATGAAGCACATCATCGACAGAATCATGGATGAGATAACTGGCGAAGTCAAAGTGACACTGTTTGTCAAAAAATAGGCGCCAGAGACTGGGCCAACACTTTCTCAAATCGCAAAACATTGCTCAAAAAATAGTCGACTCTGCACAAATCACGCCGCAAGACACAGTATTTGAGATAGGAACTGGTCCTGGAATTCTCACGCCATTGTTGTGCGAAAATGCAAAATCCGTCATAACAATAGAGGCAGATGAATCATTATACTCTGATGCCATACTCAAATTCTCCAAGATTCCAAAACTGGAGATAATGTACGGTGATGGATTTGGAATAGATGTCGATTTTACCATATTTGTGTCAAATCTGCCATACTCTGAAAGTAAAAGAGCAATAGAGTGGCTAGGACAGAAAAAATTCAAGTGCGCCATAGTAATGGTCCAGAAGGAATTTGCAGAAAAACTGGCTGCCAAAGGCAGAAACATCCATGCAATCTCTGTGATTGCAGATTACTGCTTTGATATTAAGAAAATTGTAAAGGTTGGCAAGAGTAATTTCTCTCCCCCACCAAAGGTTGACTCTGTGGTACTGAGACTGACGCCAAAAAAGCAGATCGGCCAAGAATTGATAGATTCAGTGGAAAAATTATTCTCGCAGAGAAGAAAGACCATATCAAATATTGCAAAATCATTTGGCAAGTCCATACAATCAGATAAAAGACTAGAGGAGCTAAGCACAGACGAGATAATCAAAATTGCAAAGCAACTCTAGGTATGATCCAGCAGAGGACACTTTTTTTCTGGCAGATCACATACAAGACGAAAAAGGCAAAGCGGCGCTAGAAGTTGGCACAGGCTCTGGCTATCTGGCTAAAATTTTAGAGAAAAACTTTGATCTGGTCGTTGCAACCGACATTGACTATAATACAATATCAAGACAGGGCTCGAAAATCCAAAACGGAGTATGTTGTGTTGGTGCAGATGCACTAGGAGCGCAATTTGATTTTATTGTGTGCAATTTGCCGTATCTACCATCAGATGA from Candidatus Nitrosotenuis aquarius encodes:
- the rsmA gene encoding 16S rRNA (adenine(1518)-N(6)/adenine(1519)-N(6))-dimethyltransferase RsmA, with translation MSKNRRQRLGQHFLKSQNIAQKIVDSAQITPQDTVFEIGTGPGILTPLLCENAKSVITIEADESLYSDAILKFSKIPKLEIMYGDGFGIDVDFTIFVSNLPYSESKRAIEWLGQKKFKCAIVMVQKEFAEKLAAKGRNIHAISVIADYCFDIKKIVKVGKSNFSPPPKVDSVVLRLTPKKQIGQELIDSVEKLFSQRRKTISNIAKSFGKSIQSDKRLEELSTDEIIKIAKQL
- a CDS encoding DUF655 domain-containing protein codes for the protein MERSHVPPRKYEEYAYVLDYVTRGRATTVRGREGIIITAIGEDRLTLLEVLGMEGTAFDIGERIYIGKEGRTKIQSVLGKLEHSHISAAAQSELKNVITSIVSNNEKRFVDYINNAQPLTPRIHALELIPGIGKTYMKTILEEREKTKFTSFADLQERVGLKEPMKHIIDRIMDEITGEVKVTLFVKK
- a CDS encoding RNA polymerase Rpb4, with the protein product MEQVKKSQPISLAEVKEILEKEDPEKMDQIQRWTHDYVTKFTKLDSKSAKKIKQELKKECGLTEEEAVEIVNIMPTTLAELRAFTFGWKKLILAETLEKILNIIKGNS
- the radA gene encoding DNA repair and recombination protein RadA; the encoded protein is MVEELRLDSLDGVGPVTTKKMTDAGIHNIMDLVVRGPVDIAEVTGMDKETAEKIVTKARQVLVEQGLIAKDFVTATEIYKRRQDIGKISTGTQCLDQLLDGGIETQALTEVYGEFGSGKTQFCHTACVMVQKPKEEGGLGGGVLYVDSENTFRPERVVSIAKAKGLDPEKVLDNIIVARAYNSAHQTLILEEAGAIIEQHNIKLIIADSAVGLFRSEYLGRGTLSERQQRLNRFMHLLVRTAETYNCAAIATNQVQASPDVFFGDPIKAIGGNVVAHTSTYRIYFKKSGKKRIARMVDSPHHPEEEVIFTVTEGGIADPEDDTKKKKKAEEE
- a CDS encoding HemK2/MTQ2 family protein methyltransferase, with product MQSNSRYDPAEDTFFLADHIQDEKGKAALEVGTGSGYLAKILEKNFDLVVATDIDYNTISRQGSKIQNGVCCVGADALGAQFDFIVCNLPYLPSDDVVDRTVDGGREGLEIPIPIIKSAKYRLKPGGKMLYLTSSLANYTKLMRETELLGFDVRVLAKKKLFFEELILVEAKLFS
- a CDS encoding 50S ribosomal protein L21, whose protein sequence is MTTKKPSGHSHGFRHKSRSALTKQQPRGVAFLMREYKQGDQALVIVDPRQHKSLPHRRYHGKVGTITAVGRRAVTIDVKLGNKTKTLITRLDHIKPFGVK